The genomic segment AATATCAATATTAAAGGTGTAAAAAGAACCATCAATTACAACGTATTAGAAGCAGACGAATTAGAAGATTTATACTATTCTTACGAAACTGAAAACATCAAAGACAGCTATCATAAATTAACAGCAAAACGTAATAAAATAATAGTTGGTTTATTAGTCTATCAAGGTTTAAATACAAGTGAACTCATCAAACTAGAAATTCAAGATTTACAGCTATACAAAGGAAAAATTTATATAAAAAGTGGTGCAAGAAGTAACGCAAGAACCTTAGAATTAAAATCGTGGCAAGTCATAGAATTATTAGAATATGTAAAAGAAATTAGAGAAGAAATAAAGTTAAAATGGAACATGGAAAATGAACGATTATTTATACCAAACAATGCAAGATTAGGAAATACAATCCAATTTATTTTAAAGAAATTAAAAAAGATAAATCATAAAGTAAATAATGGAAATCAAATACGAGCTTCAGTAATTACAAACTGGTTAAAACAATACAATTTAAGACAAGTACAGGTTTTAGCTGGACATCGTTATATAAGTTCAACAGAAAGATACTTACAAGACGATTTAGAAAGTTTACACGAAATCGTTAACAACTTCCATCCAATCTCATAGAAAAAATATGGAACAAAAATTGTACATTTGTTATGCTAAAAACACGACAGTTATGGACTTGCAATTAAGAAAATACAATTTTATACAACAATTAGTTGATGTAGAAAAAGAAAGCATTATGGCTACTTTAGAACGTGTTTTAAAGCAAGAAAAAGAAGAACACCAAGAAATCTCAACTGCACACAAAAAAGAATTAGACAATCGTTTAAAAAGCTATAAAGAAAATCCTGATGATGTTTTAGATTGGTCAGCTGTAAAAGAAAATTGGTAAATGAGTTATAGCATTAAATTACTCCCAATTGTACACACAGATTTAAAAAAAGCAAAAAAGTGGTACAACAAAGAAAGAGAAGGATTAGGAGAAGAATTTAAAATAGAAGTCAATAAAGAGATAGATTATATTGGAGAATATCCACAACATTATCAAAGAAAATACAAAGAATTACGACAATCTTTAGTCACTCGTTTTCCTTATGCAATTTTTTATTTAGTGGAAGAACAGCAAAAACGAATTGTAATTTTTGGAGTTTTACACACAAGAAGAAATCCAGAAATAGCAAGAAAAAGAATGAAGAAATAAGATAAAAACTTCGCTTGTTCAACGTCACAAGCTCGCAAAAAAACCAATCAGAATCAGCCCACGCTTGCCATCACTTCTGTAGTTTTTACGTCATATTTTTTGTAAACCAACGCATAAAACAGCACATTGTAGCTTGTTCGTTCCTCACAACTCCAAAGAGCTGTTTGCCCACGCTCAAAAACAAAAAATCTGCCATAAAATCTACCCCAAGCTAAGTTACATAATAGAAGTTATAATAGCAAAATGCGCTTCAAAAGTACGCTAACGCTGGCATAATTTATTTTGTAGTTATAACTGCTATTATGTAAAATAGCCGCTCTTCCAACGCTTTTTTACAGCCACTTCTGCCCACGCACTACGAATCCTTTAATTTTTACTACGTAAGCCAACGCTCCGAATTTGTACAAAAAAAAGCTTCGCAAAAAGACGTCAAGCGAAAAAGCTTGTCTTACTTCTTTGCTCGTTTTTTTGTACAACTCGTGCAAACAATATTATGAAAAACAAGTCATTTTATTTTTAGTAGAAAATCCACGCATCAGCCACCTCTTTTTCTACTAAAAATAAAACGTAAGTTCTCATCAAAACGTTTTAAAAGTTGACGATTTAGAGGCTGGAAAAAGCGAGGAAAATCGACAATTTTTAAAATGTAAACTTCTTGCGTACAGTTTGCGATAGCAAAGCATTAACAAATACCAAGTACCTTTCGTCAAGCTCAATACAAGCTATGGTAGCAGTCGGCTATTTTACATAAATGTATTATAGTACAGGAATTAAAGGAATGTACTATAATGCCCAATTATGTAACATAGCTTTGGAAATATTCATCATATTTTTTTATATTTACAAAAGGTAGGTTAATGAGGTAAGGACGTTCTTTTTTGTAAATTTTTTGGAGTAAGTACGTGATAAAAATGCGACCGTTGTTAAAAAAAACGCGTAAACTACTATCCCTTTGGCTTAAAACATAAAGGATACAATAATGTGGTAAGTTCTAATGGGAATAGTACCGCGCAGAAGTTTGGGTTCCAAGGACAAGAATTACAAGAAGATTTAAATTTGAATTGGTCTTCTTTTAAATGGAGAAATGCTGACCCTGCGATAGGGAGGTTTTTTAATATTGACCCATTAGCTGAAGATTTTGTTCACAATGGGACGTATAATTTTTCTGAAAATAGAGTTATAGATGCAATTGAATTAGAGGGATTAGAGGCAGTAGTTTTAAATGGAGAAGTTAGAGGTGGAAGCGCTGTTGGAGGTTATGCTTCTATTCAACTAGCTGCTGATGTAAAAGGTAATGTAGCTTTACAATATTCTTATGGAGCGGGATTATTCTTCGGAGCAGGAGCAGGAGCAGGAGTAGGTGTAAGTATTAGTGCAGCTCCAACAGTTGACGATTTAGCAGGAGCTGGTGCAGAAGTAGGCTTATTTGGAGGACAAGTTATATCTTTAGCAGGTGAAATAAATTTCTCTTTTACTTCAGATGGAGAAGATTGGATTGATGCTTTTACTGCACCTAAAAATCAATATATTGGAGCTACAATTTCTGCTGGCCCAGGAATAGGTCTTGGTGTGTATTTAAATCTGAGTAATACAGGTACAATTGGAAAACTTTCTTCAGATGAGATTAAAAATTTTATTACAGATACCTTTAAAGGTAATAAGGAATATGGAAATGCTCTTAATGGGATATTAGACATAACCAAAGATTTTCTTAAATCGAATGAAGGAGCAACAAGTTTTTCAAAAGAACAACTACAATCTTATTATGATAATATTAGTGGTTATATGTATATAATAAATAATCAAAATGAAGAAGAAGAATGATAATATTAATGATTACCTCGTTTTTAATAGCTGTTACCTTAATACTATATTCTGTTTTAAAAATTAACAGAATAGCAAAGAAAAATAAGATAACAAACTTTTTTCAGCTTCTTAAAATAAAAAATAGTGTAATAAAAAATGAATTAAGAAAATTGTATTTATTCATTTTCTTTGCTTTTTTACAATTTTTTTTAATGATGCTTTTTCTGGTAATGGTACAGATTAGTTGATGATACAACCTGGCACACGCTATTTCTAAACCCCAGATGGCGCTAGTATGTCACGCACACGCTAGTGCTAGCATTTGCTAGTACCGTTAACAATAAGAACAAAAAGCTATGCTACAAGCGTAGCTTTTTGTATTTTAGTATTGTTATGAGTAGAAAATATAAATTCCATAATAAAGCAGGTTTATATTTTGCAAGTTTTGCGACTATAAATTGGTTAGATGTATTTACAAGACAAGTATATTTTGATGTTTTAGCAGACAGTGTAAGTTATTGTAGAAAAGAGAAAGGGCTAGAATTATATTGTTATTGTTTTATGCCAAGTCATATCCATTTTATCTTTAGAAGTGCTAACGAACAACCATCAGAATTATTAAGAGATTTTAAACGTCATACATCTAAAAAAGTCATAGAATCTATAGAAAGTAATCCACAAGAAAGTAGAAAAGAATGGTTATTATGGATGTTTAAAAGAGCAGGAAAAAAGAATGCAACTACCAGTAAATATCAGTTTTGGCAACATCATAATAAACCTATAGAATTGTGGAGCGAAAAAGTAATCAAACAAAAAATAGATTACATCCATAATAATCCAGTAGCAAGTGGTTTTGTAACGGATGCAATTGATTGGAAATACTCAAGTGCTAGAAATTATCAAGAAGATAATACTGTTTTAGAAATAGATGATTCAGGTTTTTTAGGGTAGTTTTATGCGAGTTGTTTTTGAATATCTTTTTGAAATACAAACGCTTTAAGCATTGCTTTTACGCTTGTAATATTTTCATCATCTAGCTTTTGCACTTTATGAAATAATTGTAATAGTTCTTCATCATTTAGTTTGTTATTTATAATCTGTTCGTTAGAACCGTAAATAAGCGCATCTGTAGAAACTTCTAACGCATCAGCAATCTTTTTAGCCACATCAATAGTTGGTGATGTTAAATTACGTTCATATCTTGAAATATGTGTTGCGTGTACATTTATCATTTTAGCAAGGTCTCCTTGCGAAATATCTTTCTCTGCACGTATTTTTTTTTAAGTTATCTCCAAACGACATAAGTGTACTGAATTAGTAAATGAAACATCAAAAATGATATACAAAGTTAGTTAATTATAGACATAAAATGTAATACTGTTAAAAATAATAATCAAAGTATATATTTATAAATAAACAAAATGTATATATTTGTAGTCAAATATGATTATTAAAACTTTTTAACAATGTTAGATACAAGTAACTCCAACAACTACGAATACATCACAAAACATTTAGAAATTCACATTTTAGGCGGAATAAAGACCAATAAACTAGAGAGTTTACGAATTACGTTATCTATCCAAAAACTAAAACAAGAAAACATTTTACGTCATACACTCGATTTATACAACGATAATCAAGTAGAAAAGTTTGTTAGGAAAGTAGCAGAACGATTAGAAGTAGGAACAAGTATCGTTAGAAGAACATTACAAGAAGTAACCAAAGAATTAGAAAATTATAGGTTTTTACTTATACAACAATATGAAGAAGCGCATAAACCTTATTTTAAAGAATTATCTGCAACCGAAGAAAGAGAAGCTATAAAGTTCTTAAAACGAAAGGATTTACTACCAAAAACAAATGAATTGATTGGTAAAGCTGGAGTTATTGGAGAACAAGTAAATAGATTATTAATGTATTTAATTTTTACAAGTAGAAAAACAAACAATCCATTGCATTGTATCAGTTTAGGAAGTTCGGGAGTTGGGAAAACTCATCTACAATCTAAAGTATCAGAACTGATACCTGAAGAAGATAAAGTAGAAATTACAGTATTATCTGCAAACGCTTTTTACTACTTCAATAGAACAGAATTACAACACAAACTTATTTTAATAGAAGATTTAGACGGAGCAGAATCTGTACTCTATCCACTTCGTGAATTACAATCTAAAAAGAGAATTACAAAAACAGTTGTTCATAAAGACGCAAGAGGAAATACAAAAACCATCCATTTAACAGTTGAAGGTCCTGTATCTGTTGCAGGTTGTACCACACAAGAAAGCATTTACGAAGATAATTCTAATAGAAGTTTTTTACTGTATATAGATGAAAGTCAAGAACAAGATAGTAGAATAATGAATTACCAAAGGCTTATAAGTGCAGGAAAAATAAACGAAGACCAGGAACACAAATCAAGAGAATTGTTAAAAGATGTGCAACGAGTTTTAAAGCCCATAAAAGTAATTAATCCATTTGCAGAATATTTAGAGTTGCCACAATCGGTTTTTAAACCAAGAAGAACCAACAGCCACTATTTACAATTTATAGAAGCAATTACATTTTACAAACAATATCAGCGAGAGCAACAAGTAAATGAAGAAACAGGAGAAGTATTTATAGAAACCACAATCGAAGATATTAAAGAAGCTAACGAATTAATTATAGAAGTTCTATTAAGAAAATCTGACACACTTACAGGAGCAATTAGAAATCATTTAGAGAATCTAAAAGCCTATTTACAAGAAAATAAACAAACCACGTTTACAAGTTCTGAAATCAGAAGAAAACTACGATTAAAAGAAACCACATTAAGAAGATACAATAAGCAACTATTAGCAGAACAATATATTAGAAAAGTAAAAGCAGAAAAAGGTAAAATGTATCATTATGAAATTGTGGATATAGAGGAATATACAAACCTTAAAAGTCAGATAGATAAATCATTACAAGATTGTATTGCTAACATCAACTTCGCCACTTCGTCATAAGTTCGCCACCATTAAAATGGCGAAGTTAAAATACTGAATAAAAGAAACTTAAATCTACATCGCCATTAAAACTTAAAAAAGGTCAAGGGAATGAAAAAAGTAGTGAGCCACTACAGCCAAAAAAATGAAGAAACTAAAATTACAAAACGAGAGTTATAGACTATTTGTTGCCAATTATAAAGAATGGTTAGACATTTTAGGCTATGCAGAAAGTACAGTCTATTACTTGCCAAACCACTTACAAGAGTTCTTCTATTATCTGGAACAAAACCACATTAAAAACATCAATCAAATTACTACTAAAACCGTAAAAAATTATTACAATTATCTGCAAGAAAGAGCCAACGAAAGACAAAGTGGAGGATTAAGTAAAAGCTATTTAAACAAACATCAACAAGCCTTAAAAAAGTTCAAAGAATATTTGACTAACCACAATCATACAGGAATAAATATCCATTTAAAATCAGAGAAAAACCCAACAGAAGAAAAGCTAAATATCTTAACACAATCAGAAATAAAAGAACTTTTTAAAGCAACAGAATTTAGCCATACAGAAACTAAATTTAAATTAAGAGACAAAGCTATTTTAGTCGTTTTATACAGTTGTGGATTAAGAAGAAATGAAGCTGTACATCTAAATACGAATGATATATTTTTTGATAAAGAAAGAATATTTGTTAGAAAAGGGAAGAATTATAAAGAGCGTTTTGTTCCTATAAACAGAAAGAATGCAGAACTATTAGAAGATTATATTTTTGAAGCAAGATTGCAATTTAAAGATGCATATTTAAGTGAAGCCTTATTTATTAGTAAGAGAGGAACTCGTTTAAATGGAATGAGTTTAGCCAACAGATTACAGAAAATAGTACAAGCCACCAACAACAAAGAAATAGCAGAAAAGAGAATCACACTTCACACATTAAGACACTCAATTGCAACTCATTTATTGCAACACGAAGTAAAGTTAGAAAACATCAAAACTTTTTTAGGCCATAGTTCTTTAGAATCTACACAAATTTACACACACTTGCTTAAAACACTTGAAAATGAATGATTATAGAAGTTATTTACAGAAAGAAAGTTACGGTTTAACAACGATAGAAAGTTACACAAAAGGAGCAGAAAACTTTGTAAAATGGTGCAAGAGAAATCATACAACTCCAGATCTAATAGATTACAAAACATTTTTAAAATACATCAAATATTTACAAAGAAAAAATACCACAAAAAAGACAATAAAGCATAAAATAGGAACCTTAAAAATATACTTTAAATATCTGTTATCAGAAAATTATAGAATAGACAATCCAATAGAAAATATCAATATTAAAGGTGTAAAAAGAACCATCAATTACAACGTATTAGAAGCAGACGAATTAGAAGATTTATACTATTCTTACGAAACTGAAAACATCAAAGACAGCTATCATAAATTAACAGCAAAACGTAATAAAATAATAGTTGGTTTATTAGTCTATCAAGGTTTAAATACAAGTGAACTCATCAAACTAGAAATTCAAGATTTACAGCTATACAAAGGAAAAATTTATATAAAAAGTGGTGCAAGAAGTAACGCAAGAACCTTAGAATTAAAATCGTGGCAAGTCATAGAATTATTAGAATATGTAAAAGAAATTAGAGAAGAAATAAAGTTAAAATGGAACATGGAAAATGAACGATTATTTATACCAAACAATGCAAGATTAGGAAATACAATCCAATTTATTTTAAAGAAATTAAAAAAGATAAATCATAAAGTAAATAATGGAAATCAAATACGAGCTTCAGTAATTACAAACTGGTTAAAACAATACAATTTAAGACAAGTACAGGTTTTAGCTGGACATCGTTATATAAGTTCAACAGAAAGATACTTACAAGACGATTTAGAAAGTTTACACGAAATCGTTAACAACTTCCATCCAATCTCATAGAAAAAATATGGAACAAAAATTGTACATTTGTTATGCTAAAAACACGACAGTTATGGACTTGCAATTAAGAAAATACAATTTTATACAACAATTAGTTGATGTAGAAAAAGAAAGCATTATGGCTACTTTAGAACGTGTTTTAAAGCAAGAAAAAGAAGAACACCAAGAAATCTCAACTGCACACAAAAAAGAATTAGACAATCGTTTAAAAAGCTATAAAGAAAATCCTGATGATGTTTTAGATTGGTCAGCTGTAAAAGAAAATTGGTAAATGAGTTATAGCATTAAATTACTCCCAATTGTACACACAGATTTAAAAAAAGCAAAAAAGTGGTACAACAAAGAAAGAGAAGGATTAGGAGAAGAATTTAAAATAGAAGTCAATAAAGAGATAGATTATATTGGAGAATATCCACAACATTATCAAAGAAAATACAAAGAATTACGACAATCTTTAGTCACTCGTTTTCCTTATGCAATTTTTTATTTAGTGGAAGAACAGCAAAAACGAATTGTAATTTTTGGAGTTTTACACACAAGAAGAAATCCAGAAATAGCAAGAAAAAGAATGAAGAAATAAGATAAAAACTTCGCTTGTTCAACGTCACAAGCTCGCAAAAAAACCAATCAGAATCAGCCCACGCTTGCCATCACTTCTGTAGTTTTTACGTCATATTTTTTGTAAACCAACGCATAAAACAGCACATTGTAGCTTGTTCGTTCCTCACAACTCCAAAGAGCTGTTTGCCCACGCTCAAAAACAAAAAATCTGCCATAAAATCTACCCCAAGCTAAGTTACATAATAGAAGTTATAATAGCAAAATGCGCTTCAAAAGTACGCTAACGCTGGCATAATTTATTTTGTAGTTATAACTGCTATTATGTAAAATAGCCGCTCTTCCAACGCTTTTTTACAGCCACTTCTGCCCACGCACTACGAATCCTTTAATTTTTACTACGTAAGCCAACGCTCCGAATTTGTACAAAAAAAAGCTTCGCAAAAAGACGTCAAGCGAAAAAGCTTGTCTTACTTCTTTGCTCGTTTTTTTGTACAACTCGTGCAAACAATATTATGAAAAACAAGTCATTTTATTTTTAGTAGAAAATCCACGCATCAGCCACCTCTTTTTCTACTAAAAATAAAACGTAAGTTCTCATCAAAACGTTTTAAAAGTTGACGATTTAGAGGCTGGAAAAAGCGAGGAAAATCGACAATTTTTAAAATGTAAACTTCTTGCGTACAGTTTGCGATAGCAAAGCATTAACAAATACCAAGTACCTTTCGTCAAGCTCAATACAAGCTATGGTAGCAGTCGGCTATTTTACATAAATGTATTATAGTACAGGAATTAAAGGAATGTACTATAATGCCCAATTATGTAACATAGCTTTGGAAATATTCATCATATTTTTTTATATTTACAAAAGGTAGGTTAATGAGGTAAGGACGTTCTTTTTTGTAAATTTTTTGGAGTAAGTACGTGATAAAAATGCGACCGTTGTTAAAAAAAACGCGTAAACTACTATCCCTTTGGTTTGAAACATCGCGGATATAATAACGTGAAAATTCTTGGGGCTGGAAATCCACTGGCACAGAAGTTTGGGTATAATGGCATGGAATTAGAAGAATCTCTTGGGTTGAATCTAATGGAAATGAATTTTAGAAGTTATGACCCCGCTATAGCTCGTTGGACATCTATTGATCCAGTAACTCATTGGAGTATGTCTACTTATACTGCTTTTGATAATAACCCTGTCTTTTGGGCAGATCCAAGTGGAGCTGATGCTAGAACGATGAGGCTTCAAGATTTAGATGGTAATTGGCATACATTAACTGAAGGTAAAGATTATACAACTATTTATGAGGCAAGTGATGATTCTCCATCTGATTGTCCACCAGGTGACCCAAATTGTAGTAAAGGAGAAGATGGTAAAATAGACAATAAGTATAAACTAAGTGTTGATAGTCCAAAAGAAAAGTTACTATCGAGTGGATCAATGTTAGGAACTTTAGCTGCTTCAGATGGACCACTACCGATTATGGATGCTGTAGCTATATCTTATGCTTTAGATTTAATTTTAGTTTACGGTGCGGCTTATGGTACAGTAGCAATTATAAATTCTATTAATGATGCAGTTTTAGCTGCTGCTGATGCTAATTGGACATATGCAAAACAAGAAAAAGAAATACAAAGAATATTAGAAAAAGAGGGAGGTCCTCCAGGAATGACATATATGCTAACAGTAAATTTATCAGGAACTTATACAGATGTTAGAGGGAATTCAGTGTATTTAAATGCGGGTGAAGTATGGAAATATGGAGAAACCACTAAAGGAATTAATGGAAGATATACTCGATCTGAATTAGATGGTATGGTTCCTGGCGGTGTAACAGCGCGACCTCTTTTCTTCGGAAATACAGTCGAAATAAAGGTTCAAGAAAAGATTATGATTTATGGACATTATTTAGCAACAGGTTCACTTCCTCCTGGAAATAAGATATTTAGATAATAATAAAAATAATTATGGAATTTAATATAGGACCAGAATTTTCTAGAGAATTTACCTTTGAAGAAGGTAGGATAACATATAAGCTTGCAGATAAGTTAAATGATTTTTTTAAAGATAAAGAATACGGAGAAAGAATCCTTAAGATTTATATAAGTGTCATATGTGTATCCAAGGATTTTGAAGCATTTTGTGTAGTGCGTCCTCCTAAAGTATTAAGAAATCAACCAGCTTTAGAATATGAGCTAAAATTAGACTTTGATACTTTTAAGCCTGCAAGTGAAGAAGAAAGAAAACAATTATTAGTATCAAAAATATTTGAAGTTACTAAAGAGGTTTTAATGAGCAAGACTATAAAAGGTTTTGAAAAAGAACAATTTATAGAAGATTTAGAATCTTACTTTAAAGAACAAGGATATTTAGAGAAATCTTTATCATAAGTTAAATAAGAGACCACAGCGCAAGTTGTGGTTTTTTTATTTAGAATACGTCGCTCTAGCTTTAGCATCTCTTAAAAGCGCATCAATAGCAAAAAGAATATGTTCTTTATCTTCAGTAGGAAGCTGTTGTATGGTTAGAATTTTATCTACAATAGTATCATCCAAAAGTAAGTCTGTTTTCCCTACCAAATAATCTAAAGAAACACCTAAAACGTCAGAAAGTTTAGTGGCTACCTCAATAGATGGGTTAGCTTCTCCACGTTCATAACGTCCTAATACATTGTTGTGAATACCCACTTTAGTGGCTAACTCACTTTGCGAGAACTTATGCTGTTTACGTAACTCCGACAATCTTTTAGAAAAACTCATATTATTAAAATACACCTTAAAGAGTGTTGAAATACAAATATAAGATACTTTTTTAGGTATAAAAATACATTGTAAGTTTGTTTTATAAAACGAAATAGGTATATTTACACCTTAATAGTTATATTTTACAACTTATCAACAATGCAACTCAACACAAATAATCCAAACAGCTACCATTACGAAACCACCCACTTACTGATAGAAATATTAGGAGGCATTAGACTAAATCATTTAGACAGATTACGAGTAACCATCAGCATCCAAAAGCAAGAAACCCATTTAAAATTAAGACACAATCTAGATTTATATAACGATACCCAAGTAGAAAAATTAGTCAGAAAAATAGCAGAACGATTAGAAATAGGAACTAGTATCGTTAGAAGAACCATCCAAGATTTAATTAACGAGTTAGAAACCTATAGACTCTCACAATTAGCAGCATTAGAAGCAGACAAAATAACCGTAAAAACACTCACAAAAGCCGAAGAAAAAGAAGCATTAAAGTTACTAACCTCTAAAAATCTATTAGAAAAAACAAATGAGTTAATAGGTAAAAGCGGTGTCATAGGAGAAGTTACAAACCGATTATTAATGTACCTCATTTTTACATCAAGAAAAGCAAACAATCCATTGCACTGTATGAGTTTAGGAAGTAGTGGCGCAGGAAAAACACATTTACAATCTAAAGTATCAGAACTCATTCCAGAAGAAGACAAAGTAGAAATAACCGTATTATCAGAAAATGCATTCTACTATTTTAACCGTACAGAGCTTAAAAACCAATTAGTCCTCATTGAGGACTTAGACGGAGCAGGAAATGCCCTATATGCCATCAGAGAATTACAATCCAAACACAAAATAACCAAAACAGTCGTACATAAAGACACCAGAGGAAATACCAAAACCATCCACTTAACCGTAGAAGGTCCAGTATGTATAGCAGGATGCACCACACAAGAAAGTATCTACGAAGACAATAGCAACAGGAGCTTCCTGCTGTACATAGATGAAAGTGAGGAACAAGATGAACGAATAATGCAATACCAGCGGAGAGCCTCCGCAGGCAAGATAACATTAGACCAAGAGTTACAAGCAAAAGAAATGCTTAAAAATGTACAAAGAATGTTATCATCCGTTGCGATTCGCAACCCATATGCCGAAAATCTATGTCTGCCATCGGCAGTATTTAAACCCAGAAGAACCAACGCACATTACTTACAATTTATAGAAGCTGTGACCTTTTATC from the Polaribacter cellanae genome contains:
- a CDS encoding tyrosine-type recombinase/integrase; its protein translation is MNDYRSYLQKESYGLTTIESYTKGAENFVKWCKRNHTTPDLIDYKTFLKYIKYLQRKNTTKKTIKHKIGTLKIYFKYLLSENYRIDNPIENINIKGVKRTINYNVLEADELEDLYYSYETENIKDSYHKLTAKRNKIIVGLLVYQGLNTSELIKLEIQDLQLYKGKIYIKSGARSNARTLELKSWQVIELLEYVKEIREEIKLKWNMENERLFIPNNARLGNTIQFILKKLKKINHKVNNGNQIRASVITNWLKQYNLRQVQVLAGHRYISSTERYLQDDLESLHEIVNNFHPIS
- a CDS encoding type II toxin-antitoxin system RelE/ParE family toxin produces the protein MSYSIKLLPIVHTDLKKAKKWYNKEREGLGEEFKIEVNKEIDYIGEYPQHYQRKYKELRQSLVTRFPYAIFYLVEEQQKRIVIFGVLHTRRNPEIARKRMKK
- a CDS encoding Imm44 family immunity protein yields the protein MEFNIGPEFSREFTFEEGRITYKLADKLNDFFKDKEYGERILKIYISVICVSKDFEAFCVVRPPKVLRNQPALEYELKLDFDTFKPASEEERKQLLVSKIFEVTKEVLMSKTIKGFEKEQFIEDLESYFKEQGYLEKSLS
- a CDS encoding tyrosine-type recombinase/integrase, which gives rise to MKKLKLQNESYRLFVANYKEWLDILGYAESTVYYLPNHLQEFFYYLEQNHIKNINQITTKTVKNYYNYLQERANERQSGGLSKSYLNKHQQALKKFKEYLTNHNHTGINIHLKSEKNPTEEKLNILTQSEIKELFKATEFSHTETKFKLRDKAILVVLYSCGLRRNEAVHLNTNDIFFDKERIFVRKGKNYKERFVPINRKNAELLEDYIFEARLQFKDAYLSEALFISKRGTRLNGMSLANRLQKIVQATNNKEIAEKRITLHTLRHSIATHLLQHEVKLENIKTFLGHSSLESTQIYTHLLKTLENE
- a CDS encoding addiction module protein, which codes for MEQKLYICYAKNTTVMDLQLRKYNFIQQLVDVEKESIMATLERVLKQEKEEHQEISTAHKKELDNRLKSYKENPDDVLDWSAVKENW
- a CDS encoding REP-associated tyrosine transposase; amino-acid sequence: MSRKYKFHNKAGLYFASFATINWLDVFTRQVYFDVLADSVSYCRKEKGLELYCYCFMPSHIHFIFRSANEQPSELLRDFKRHTSKKVIESIESNPQESRKEWLLWMFKRAGKKNATTSKYQFWQHHNKPIELWSEKVIKQKIDYIHNNPVASGFVTDAIDWKYSSARNYQEDNTVLEIDDSGFLG
- a CDS encoding helix-turn-helix domain-containing protein is translated as MRAEKDISQGDLAKMINVHATHISRYERNLTSPTIDVAKKIADALEVSTDALIYGSNEQIINNKLNDEELLQLFHKVQKLDDENITSVKAMLKAFVFQKDIQKQLA
- a CDS encoding helix-turn-helix domain-containing protein, encoding MSFSKRLSELRKQHKFSQSELATKVGIHNNVLGRYERGEANPSIEVATKLSDVLGVSLDYLVGKTDLLLDDTIVDKILTIQQLPTEDKEHILFAIDALLRDAKARATYSK
- a CDS encoding tyrosine-type recombinase/integrase; its protein translation is MNDYRSYLQKESYGLTTIESYTKGAENFVKWCKRNHTTPDLIDYKTFLKYIKYLQRKNTTKKTIKHKIGTLKIYFKYLLSENYRIDNPIENINIKGVKRTINYNVLEADELEDLYYSYETENIKDSYHKLTAKRNKIIVGLLVYQGLNTSELIKLEIQDLQLYKGKIYIKSGARSNARTLELKSWQVIELLEYVKEIREEIKLKWNMENERLFIPNNARLGNTIQFILKKLKKINHKVNNGNQIRASVITNWLKQYNLRQVQVLAGHRYISSTERYLQDDLESLHEIVNNFHPIS